The genomic region ACGTGCCAGCAGCCGCGGTAATACGTATGTCCCGAGCGTTATCCGGATTTATTGGGCGTAAAGCGAGCGCAGACGGTTGTTTAAGTCTGAAGTGAAAGCCCACAGCTTAACTGTGGAATGGCTTTGGAAACTGGGCAACTTGAGTGCAGTAGAGGTAAGTGGAACTCCATGTGTAGCGGTGGAATGCGTAGATATATGGAAGAACACCAGTGGCGAAGGCGGCTTACTGGACTGTAACTGACGTTGAGGCTCGAAAGTGTGGGTAGCAAACAGGATTAGATACCCTGGTAGTCCACACCGTAAACGATGAATACTAGGTGTTAGGAGGTTTCCGCCTCTTAGTGCCGCAGCAAACGCATTAAGTATTCCGCCTGGGGAGTACGACCGCAAGGTTGAAACTCAAAGGAATTGACGGGGACCCGCACAAGCGGTGGAGCATGTGGTTTAATTCGAAGCAACGCGAAGAACCTTACCAGGTCTTGACATCCTTTGAAGATGTTAGAGATAACATTGTGCTCTTCGGAGCCAAAGTGACAGGTGGTGCATGGTCGTCGTCAGCTCGTGTCGTGAGATGTTGGGTTAAGTCCCGCAACGAGCGCAACCCCTATTGTTAGTTGCCAGCATTGAGTTGGGCACTCTAGCGAGACTGCCGGTGACAAACCGGAGGAAGGCGGGGACGACGTCAGATCATCATGCCCCTTATGACCTGGGCTACACACGTGCTACAATGGCGTATACAACGAGTTGCGAACTCGCGAGGGCAAGCTAATCTCTTAAAGTACGTCTCAGTTCGGATTGTAGTCTGCAACTCGACTACATGAAGTCGGAATCGCTAGTAATCGCGGATCAGCATGCCGCGGTGAATACGTTCCCGGGTCTTGTACACACCGCCCGTCACACCATGGGAGTTTGTAATGCCCAAAGCCGGTGGCCTAACCATTTGGAGGGAGCCGTCTAAGGCAGGACAGATGACTGGGGTGAAGTCGTAACAAGGTAGCCGTAGGAGAACCTGCGGCTGGATCACCTCCTTTCTAAGGATAACCGGAGCGTTACAGGGACTTGAGTGTCAATTTGTTTGGAACAAAGTTTTGTTTAGTTTTGAGTGGGTTACCACTAGATAAGTAAGGGGACTTACTTATGGGGAATTAGCTCAGCTGGGAGAGCACCTGCTTTGCAAGCAGGGGGTCAGCGGTTCGATCCCGCTATTCTCCATTGGGGTGAAGGCAAGTCTTTTGCCCCGAGTTTGAACATTGAAAACTGAATAGCAACAAAATTCTTTTTTAAGATGATAATCAATGATTACCATTACTAAATTGAACCGAGAAACAAAACCAAAACAAGTTCTTTAAAAAGAGAACGGTTTAATCGCAAGGTCGCAAGACCAACTCATGACAAGACCCTACTGTTAAGTAGCGGTTAAGTTAATAAGGGCGCGTGGTGAATGCCTTGGCACTAGGAGCCGATGAAGGACGTGACTAACTACGATAAGCTTCGGGGAGCGGTAAGTACGCTATGATCCGGAGATTTCCGAATGGGGAAACCCAACACTTAGGTGTTACTAAGTAGTGAATACATAGCTACTTAGAGGGATACGCTGTGAACTGAAACATCTCATTAGCAGCAGGAGCAGAAAGAAAGATCGATTCCCTGAGTAGCGGCGAGCGAAAGGGGAAGAGCCCAAACCAGCGTGCTTGCATGCTGGGGTTGTAGGACTGTTGTTGAGTTACCAAAACACAAGTTAGGTGAAGCCGATGGGAAGCGGCGCCAGAGCGGGTGATAGCCCCGTAACTAAAAACTTCGTGTTCTCTAGACAGGATCCTGAGTACGGCCGGACACGAGAAATCCGGTCGGAATCAACGAGGACCATCTCGTAAGGCTAAATACTCCCTAGTGACCGATAGTGAACCAGTACCGTGAGGGAAAGGTGAAAAGCACCCCGGAAGGGGAGTGAAAGAGTTCCTGAAACCACGCCGCCTACAAGAAGTCAAAGCCCGTTAATGGGTAATGGCGTGCCTTTTGTAGAATGAACCGGCGAGTTACGGTATCGTGCAAGGTTAAGGTGAAAAGACTGGAGCCGTAGCGAAAGCGAGTGTGAATAGCGCGACAAGTACGATGCTGTAGACCCGAAACCAGGTGACCTACCCATGGTCAGGATGAAGGTGAGGTAAAACTTACTGGAGGTCCGAACCGGTGGAAGTTAAAAATTCCTCGGATGAACTGTGGGTAGCGGTGAAATTCCAAACGAACCTGGAGATAGCTGGTTCTCTCCGAAATAGCTTTAGGACTAGCCTCATCATGAGCATGCTGGAGGTAGAGCACTGTTAAGCCTAGGGGCCCATCTCGGGTTACCAAAGTTTGATAAACTCCGAATGCCAGTCATGTATGGATGGGAGTCAGACGATGAGTGATAAGATCCACCGTCGAAAGGGGAACAGCCCAGACCGCCAGTTAAGGTCCCTAAATATATGTTAAGTGGAAAACGATGTGATAGTGCATAGACAACTAGGATGTTGGCTTAGAAGCAGCCACCATTTAAAGAGTGCGTAATAGCTCACTAGTCGAGTGCCATTGCGCGGAAAATGTACCGGGGCTAAACATATTACCGAAACTGCGGGCATACTTAGGTATGCGATAGGAGAGCGTTGTAAGGGCGGCGAAGGTAGACCGTGAGGACTGCTGGAGCGCTTACAAGTGAGAATGCCGGTATGAGTAGCGAAAGACAGGTGAGAATCCTGTCCACCGAAAGACTAAGGTTTCCTGGGGAAGGCTCGTCCGCCCAGGGTAAGTCGGGACCTAAGGCGAGGCTGAAAAGCGTAGTCGATGGCTAACAGGTTGAGATTCCTGTACTAATGTAAGGCGTTATGACCGATGGAGGGACGCAGGAGGCAAAGCAAGCGCACGGATGGAAGAATGCGTGTAAGCAGTAAGTCTGGCTAAGAGTGAAATGCTTTTAGCTAAGGACAAGCTGTGATACGGACCGAAATAAAGTAGGGAAGTTGCCAGCGTCACACTGCCAAGAAAAGCTTCTAGGCAGTCTTACATTACCCGTACCGCAAACCGACACAGGTAGTCGAGTGGAGAACACTAAGGTGAGCGAGAGAACCCTCGTTAAGGAACTCGGCAAAATAGCCCCGTAACTTCGGGAGAAGGGGTGCTCATCGCAAAGATGAGCCGCAGTGAAAAGGCCCAGGCGACTGTTTATCAAAAACACAGGTTTCTGCAAAATCGTAAGATGACGTATAGGGGCTGACGCCTGCCCGGTGCTGGAAGGTTAAAAGGAGTGCTTAGCTTCGGCGAAGGCATGAATTGAAGCCCCAGTAAACGGCGGCCGTAACTATAACGGTCCTAAGGTAGCGAAATTCCTTGTCGGGTAAGTTCCGACCCGCACGAAAGGCGTAACGATCTGGGCACTGTCTCAACGAGGGACTCGGTGAAATTTAAATACCCGTGAAGATGCGGGTTACCCGCGACAGGACGGAAAGACCCCATGGAGCTTTACTGTAGCTTGATATTGAATGTTTGTGCTGCTTGTACAGGATAGGTAGGAGACTAAGAAGATTGGACGCCAGTCTAGTTGGAGTCGGCCAGTGGGATACTACCCTCGTTGTATGAACATTCTAACAGCGGCCACTAATCGTGGTCCTGGACAGTGTCTGGTGGGCAGTTTGACTGGGGCGGTCGCCTCCTAAAAGGTAACGGAGGCGCTCAAAGGTTTGCTCAGAATGGTTGGAAATCATTCGTAGCGTGTAAAGGCACAAGCAAGCTTGACTGCGAGACTAACAAGTCGAGCAGGTACGAAAGTAGGACTTAGTGATCCGGTGGTTCCGCATGGAAGGGCCATCGCTCAACGGATAAAAGCTACCCTGGGGATAACAGGCTCATCTCCCCCAAGAGTCCACATCGACGGGGAGGTTTGGCACCTCGATGTCGGCTCATCGCATCCTGGGGCTGTAGTCGGTCCCAAGGGTTGGGCTGTTCGCCCATTAAAGCGGTACGCGAGCTGGGTTCAGAACGTCGTGAGACAGTTCGGTCCCTATCCGTCGCGGGCGCAGGAAATTTGAGAGGAGCTGTCCTTAGTACGAGAGGACCGGGATGGACATACCGCTGGTGTACCAGTTGTTCCGCCAGGAGCACCGCTGGGTAGCTATGTATGGATGAGATAAACGCTGAAAGCATCTAAGTGTGAAACTCGCCTCGAGATGAGATTTCCCATTCTTAGGAAGTAAGACCCCTCAAAGAAGATGAGGTAGATAGGCTAGAAGTGGAAGTACAGTGATGTATGGAGCGGACTAGTACTAATGGTTCGAGGACTTAACCAAGGAGTCAGAGTAAGGTTCAAGGAAGAAAAGAAGAAGAGTCGTTGTTATTTAGTTTTGAGTGTAAAAGCTCAAGGGTGTCGTGTTGATGGCATAGAGGAACCACCTGTTTCCATCTCGAACACAGAAGTTAAGCTCTATAGCGCCAAAAGTAGTGGCCGGATCGCTGGCTGCGAGGATAGGACGACGCGATGCCGTACATAGGAGAAGAGACAGAAAGACTTTGGAGAGGTGTCCGAGTCAGGCTGAAGGAGCACGGTTGGAAACCGTGTAAGCGACGAAAGTTGCTTCGAGGGTTCGAATCCCTTTCTCTCCATATGGACGCTTAGCTCAGCTGGGAGAGCACCTGCCTTACAAGCAGGGGGTCACAGGTTCGATCCCTGTAGCGTCCATTTTGACTAAAGGCAGTCAAAAAACGCCACGTCGGGATAAGAAGCCAAGCGCAGCTGCCGACTTAGCTCAGCTGGTAGAGCACCGCTCTTGTAAAGCGGGGGTCGAAGGTTCGAATCCTTTAGTCGGCATAATCATGCGGAAGTAGTTCAGTGGTAGAACATCACCTTGCCATGGTGGGGGTCGCGGGTTCGAATCCCGTCTTCCGCTTGTATGCCGGCGTGGCGGAATAGGCAGACGCACAGGACTTAAAATCCTGCGATGGAGACATCGTACCGGTTCGATCCCGGTCGCCGGCATATATGCACCTATAGCGCAACTGGATAGAGCGTCTGACTACGAATCAGGAGGTTGCAGGTTCGACTCCTGCTAGGTGCATGGGCCCGTATGGGTCAAGATAGGCAAGCAGTAAGAGACGGGACGTAGCTCAGCTTGGTAGAGCACCTGGTTTGGGACCAGGGGGTCGCAGGTTCGAATCCTGTCGTCCCGATGACTGAGTAGACATCAGTTAAGAGGATCGCGGTGTAGCTCAGCTGGCTAGAGCGTTCGGTTCATACCCGAGAGGTCGAGGGTTCGATTCCCCCCCGCCGCGATAGACTCGAAGCGGGACCATTAGCTCAGCTGGTTAGAGCAGACGGCTCATAACCGTCCGGTCGTTGGTTCGAGTCCAACATGGTCCATGGGGCCAGGAATAATGGAGAATTACCCAAGTCTGGCTGAAGGGAACGGTCTTGAAAACCGTCAGGTCGCGAAAGCGGCGCGGGGGTTCGAATCCCCCATTCTCCTTTAAGGCGAAGCCTTTTAATATTATCGCGGGATGGAGCAGTTCGGTAGCTCGTCGGGCCCATAACCCGAAGGTCGTAGGTTCAAATCCTACTCCCGCAATTGGTCGCATGGTCTAGCTGGTTAGGACGCCTGCCTGTCACGCAGGAGATCGCGGGTTCGAGCCCCGCTGTGACCGTTTCTGTTGGAAGCAATAGAATGGCTCGGTAGCTCAGTTGGTAGAGCAATGCATTGAAGCTGCATGTGTCGGCGGTTCGATTCCGTCCCGCGCCATGGAGGGTAAAAGCCCTTAAAGCAAGATGCGAATGTAGTTCAATGGTAGAATTCCAGCCTTCCAAGCTGGCTATGCGGGTTCGATTCCCGTCATTCGCTTTGGTCAAAGACCAAGGAGGGGCCATTAGCTCAGCTGGTTAGAGCGCTGTGTTGATAACGCAGAGGTCCCAGGTTCGAGTCCTGGATGGCCCATCTGATATAAAAGCGGTTAGGTGTTTGCCTAACCGCTTTTATTTATTTGATTTGTAAATGTTAAAAAACAAGTAGGAATTCCTACTTGTTTTTTAATTTCTCAGATTGGAATGGGATTGTTCCGCCATTTTGGTTAGATTGTGATATGATGAACCTTGTGATTAATTTTGTAAGGTGGGCGGCGTATGGCGGCGTTATGGAATAGTATATCCGGTGTTTTAGAAGTTCTGGTCATTATTATGGTCGGCTTTTGCCTGGCTAAGCGGGGTTGGTTTGATCATAAAACCTCGCGCTTGATTGCGAAGTTGGTAACCCAAGTTGCCTTACCAGCATCAATGATTGCGACAATTACCAAGAACTTTACGGCCGAGGTTTTGATTCGGACTTTACCGGACCTGCGTTTTCCACTGCTGTCGATGGCTATTTTATTTGGGATTGCCATTGCTGTCGCCCATGTTTTGCGGATTCGCAGCGGTGAGCGTGGGCTTTTTGAGTCGATGTTTTTAAACTCGAATACGATTTTTATTGGTCTGCCAATTAACATGGCCCTCTTTGGCGTACCCAGCCTGCCCTATGTCCTGGTCTACTACATGGCCAATACGACCATCTTTTGGACCCTGGGTGTCTACCTGATACAGCGTGATGGTGATCAGGGGACTAAGATTAAGGCCCTAGACGTGGCTAAAAAAGTTTTCTCACCACCCCTGTTGGGCTTTATACTAGGGGTGATTCTGGTTTTATTCCGGATTCAGTTACCAGTATTTTTGAACAAGAGTTTAACCGACTTGGGTAACATGACCGTGCCCCTGTCGATGATCTTTATTGGGATTGCCATTTCGCGGACCAAGTTGTCAGACATTCGTTTCTCACGGAAGATTGTTGGCGTCCTGCTGGGTCGCTTTGTGGTAGCGCCCTTGCTGATGGCAGCCCTGGTCATTCCAACTGACTTACCAGTTTTGATGAAACAGGTTTTCATCATGCAGGCCGCCATGCCAGTCATGACGAATGCCCCCGTGGTTTCTGAACTTTACGGGGCTGACGACCGCTATGCCGCGGTTGCGGTTGCCGAAACCACGGTATTAAGTCTGGTAATTGTGCCGATCCTGATGCTCTTGTCCCAGCATATTTAGGAGGTTAGTGTGGATAACTCGGCCCTGAAAAAATTTAACATTGGTCAACTTTCGGACCAACAGGCCCAGTTGTTACAGGAAATAAATACTTATATCCAGCAAGGTTTAAAAGAACCTGGTCACCATGTGGCGGTCTTAGAAGGAGCGGCTGGTACGGGGAAAAGTGTCATCCTAACTAAGCTTTTTCAACAATTAATGAACGGTGCCCATGACGAAAACAGTCCCTACTATCAGACCCGGGATGTCTTCACGGTTAACCACCCGGAGCTGCTCAAGGTGTACCAGGAAATGAGTTTGGGCTTACCCGGTATTCGTAAAAAGGATTATGTGCGGCCAACGTCGTTAATTAATGCGGCCCATAAAAAACAGGAATCCTACGACGTGGTCCTAATTGATGAGGGCCATCTCTTGTTGACGAAGCCCGAACCCTATGTAAAGTTTAACCAGCAAAATCAGTTGGCAGAAATTATTAAGTTGGCCAAGGTAGTCGTGGTGGTCTTTGACTTTAAGCAGGTAATGCAAAGCAAGATGTATTGGAGTCGGGACCTGCTGGAAAAGGTTTTGTCACCTTATCCACACCGCTACTTCCAACTGGGTCAGCAATACCGGATGAAGGCGCCCCAGGCCGTGATGGATTGGCTGGATGAGCTGTCTAATGGCATCTTAAAACCGGTACCAAAGAACCGAGGTCACTATGACCTGGAAATCATGGACCGGGCGGCTGATATCTTTGAAAAGATTAAGCAAAAGGACCAGGAAGTGGGTCTATCGCGGATGGTGGCCACGACCGGTTTTCGCCGGGGGCCTCACCAGGAGCACCACATTATCATGGATGACTTTGACCAGCCCTGGGATGAGTTAGACATGCAGACTACCCCCTGGGCTGAACGGCCCGAGTCGATTAATGAGGTTGGTTCCATCTACACTGTCCAAGGTTTTGACCTGAACTATGTTGGGGTCCTACTGGGGCCACCCTTCGAGTACGATGCTGAGCACGACCGGATGGTGGTGAATCCAGACAAGGTCACCCACCGCGAAATCTATAAGCGCTCACCCCTGTTAAAGGATCCAAAGCAGATTAAGGCCTTCCAGGCCGAAGTGATGTTTAACTGCTTAAATATCTTATTGAAGCGTGGTATTTTGGGCACCTATATTACCGCGGCCGATGACCGCCTGCGAGCCCGTCTGCTCGAACTAGCGCATTAAAAAAAGCACCCGGTAGGGTGCTTTTAAAATGTCCAGGCATCAAGATCTGGCCGGGTGTGGGTTGGCTGGGTGTCCACCTCGGCAATTTGTTCAGGGGTGGAAACGCCGGTGTAAACCAGAAGGGTGTCAATGCCAGCGTTGATACCGGCAAGGATGTCGGTGTTGTAGTTGTCACCGACCATGACGGGGTGCTTAGGGTGACCCAGGCGGGCCAGGGCCCCTTCCATAATCGGCAGGGCTGGTTTAGCAATAATGGTTGGGTCGGTTTGGGTAGCGGTCTTAACGGCGCTAACCAGGGTACCAGCGCCAGGCAGCATACCGCGTTCATTGGGCAGGTTGGTATCAGCGTTAGTGGCGATAAATTGGGCGCCTTGTTGGATGGCCAGGGTCGCAGTTACTAATTTCTCATAGTTAAACTGGCGGTCGAGACCAACCACGACAAAGTCCGCGGGGGTGTCATTGACCAGTTCAAAACCTGCATCGTCTAAGGCCACCTTTAAGCCTTCTTCCCCAATCATATAGACTGAGTGCTGCTGGTCATCGGTGTGCTGATCCAGGTAATCGGCCGTAGCCAGGGCACTGGTATAGACCTGCTGGGGACTGGTGGGGATGTCATGGTTGACTGAAAGGTTATAGGCCACTTCGGCCGGCGTTTTGGTCGCATTGTTGGTGACAAAAAGATAGGGGATATTGGCTGCCTGCAGGCGTTCGATGAAACGTTTGGCAGCCGGAATCTTATTTTTACCTTGGTAAATGGTGCCATCCAGGTCAATGAGATATGCATCGTATTGCGTCATAATTTTCCTGCCTTGCTTAATTTTAATTTAACTTTCACCCATTATAGTACAGTCATCAACAAAAGTTGATAGTTAACGAATCAACGGACAGATATAGGTTCCTATTCTCCCTCTACAATTATTTTAATCTCCCAATTAAATTAAATCCCTGGTCCGCCCGCAAGTGATTGCGGGTTTTCGTTTGCACAGAAAAGCGCCGGCACCTAGCGCGATTTGGTAGAATAGAGGGTATTGAGGAAGGTTAACATGGTCAAGCAAAAACCCCATAAAAAGCAAAAATTACGGCAGGTGGCGCCCTTTTTGACCCCAGCTGCCATCGTTTCCCTGGTGGTGGCAATTTCGGCTGCCAACATTGCCGTGAACGTGGCCACTGGCACCCGTGAAGGGGGCAAGGTCAGCTCGGTCTCGACCAGCATTAGCAGTCACAGCGAGTCTAGTCAGAGTAGCAGCTCCCACGAAAGCAGTAGTGAGCACAGCGAAAGTAGTTCTAGCTCTAGTAGCCACGATGAGAGCAGTGCTGAAAGCTCTAGCAGTAACAGTGAGCAAAGTTCTAGTCAGGCCGGCGCCAGCAGCAGTTCGGTCAAGGCTAGTGACGCAGTTAGTCGGGTAGCCAACCCAACGACCACGCATTAAGGGGTAAGGTAGATGCTTGCGCTATTAGATTTAATTAACAGTTACATGGCCTACTTTACCGCCAACACCAAGACCAAGGGCCGGATTTACACGGTGGTTGGCTTTGTGGGGGTTTGGTACTTACTTTACCTAGCCTACCGCTTTTTTGAAAACGGGCGCCTGCTGCGTTCGGCCATCCTGGTTGCTATTTTCTTAGTGCTCCTGTATTTTTCAGTTTTAAACCTGATCTATTACTTTACTAAGAAGGCGGTTAAGTGGGATATATCCCGTAACATTGCCAAAGTTTTGGGTACCAGCGCTAATGATGATCTTAAGGGTCAAACGGCCATCGTGCCCGCCAACGGTTTGTACGAGAAAAAAGACGTCGTCAACGCTGAGGTAAGTCTGGATGCTAGTCAGGCCGACCGGCTAAACGCCTTGGCTAAGCAGCTAAGTGGTTTAGGCCTTTGGCACCATGAATATGGTCGGCTCAGCCGGGCGGCTCAAAGGCAGGTAATTGCTGAAAAAGGGAGCATCGCGGCTAACTATCCCGGTACCCTTCTGCCCTATTTTGATTTAAAGCAGGTTCCCGGTGACCACCTGGTAATCATGGGTGGGGTTAACCAGCTCGAGGCCCAAAACATTGCGACCGTGGACCGGGTGGGGTTGATGCCCACGCACCAGGCCCAAGCCGATTACCGGCTGGCCCTAGCTTCGGTGGTGGTGACTGGTGGCCTGTCTAAGATGCAGGGCCGCAAGGGGATTGTCGAAGTGAAACAGCCCTACCGGTTAAAAGTTGAGATGGCCTACCAGAAGCGGGACCCAGCCTAGGAAGTAACTAGGTTGGGTTTTATAGTATAATGAAGTTTATGAAAAGTTACGTTGGGCATATTTGGCAAAAAACATTAGCGCCTAAAAATTGGGGAAACCAGTTAAACACCCGGTCTGGTTTTTTTATTTGGGTCTTAATTCTTTTAGTCCTAAAGACGATTCTGGCTTACGGCTGGGATTTTGACTGGTTGCATGTTAGTGACGTTGCCCAGGTTTTTTTGGTCTTAATTAACCCAATTGGCTTTAGTATGGTGGTCTTGAGCCTGACCCTCTTTATTAAGCGGCGTCAGCTATATTACGGGGCCATTCTGATTGTTGATGCCGTTTTGACCCTCCTGCTCTATATCAACGTGGTTTATTTCCGGGAGTTCTCGGACTACATGTCGGTTAACACCATGCTGGGTTACAGTACCGTGAACCAGGGTGGTAAGGCGGCCGGGGCGATTACCTGGGAGTGGCATGATGTCTTGTTTTGGGCCGACATTGTTATTCTCTTAGTCCTCTTGATTGTCCGTAAAATTAAAATGGACCGGCAGACGGTAGGCGGCTGGCGGGCCTTTCGTTTTTTTAGTGTCGGTTGCCTGATCATGGTCTTTAACCTGATGGTGGCTGATATCGACCGTCCCCAGCTTTTAACCCGGCAGTTTGACCGGGAATACATGGTCAAGTACCTGGGTCTGGGACCCTTCACCATTTATGACGCCTATAATACCTATGAAACCGGGCAAGTGCGGAAGAGCGCCCGACCTGAACAGTTGGCTCAAGTGCAGGCCTATGTTAAGGATCACTATGCGGCCATTAATCCAACTTTCTACGGGCTGGCTAAGGGTAAGAATGTGGTTGTCATTCACCTGGAGAGCTTCCAGCAGGTCTCGATTGACCGGGTGGTCAACGGGCAGCCGGTGACGCCCTTTTTGAACAGTATTTACCACGATAAGAGCACGATTGCCTTTGATAACTTCTTTAACCAGGTGGGCCAGGGTAAGACTTCCGATGCCGAAAACATGTTGGAGACCTCAACCTTTGGTCTGCCCCAAGGTTCGCTCTTCTCCAAGTTGGGTAATGACCAGACCTTCCAGGCTATGCCAGCGATTTTGGATCAGCGGGCGGGTTATTCGAGCGCGGTTTTCCACGGCAACACCGGGACCTTCTGGAACCGGAGTAATGTCTACCGGCGGATGGGTTACCAGAACTGGATTTCGGGGGAATACTTTGATGTCACTGGTAAGAAGGCCACTTCCTGGGGACTAAAGGATAAGCTCCTTTTCCGGGACTCAATTCCTTACTTGGAGCGGCTGCAGCAGCCATTTTATGTTAAGTATTTGACGGTTACCAACCACACCCCCTTTGACATTGATAAGCAGGACCAAGACCCCAACTTTGTTACGACCAACAGTGGCTCCAAGTACGTCGATAACTACTGGGTTACCAACCATTACTTGGATCAGGCCCTGCGCGAGTTCTTTGACTACTTAAAGAAGAGTGGGCTCTATGACAACACGATGGTGGTGATGTACGGGGATCACTATGGCATTTCGAATACCGAAAGTCGTTATCTAGCACCAATTTTGGGCAAGACCGATGGTAACTGGACTGATTTGGATAATGCCAACCTGCAGCGGACACCGCTAATGATTCATATTCCAGGCTACCAGGACGGCCATATTGACCACACCTATGGTGGTGAAATTGACGTCATGCCAACCTTAGAGCACCTGCTTGGGATTAGCACGAAGCGTTATATACAGCTTGGTCAAGACTTGTTGAGCAATGAGCGCAGCCAGCTGGTGGTCTTCCGTGATAAGGATTGGATTACACCGGATTATGCCAGTTTGGCTGGGGTAATCTGGGACGTGCGGACCGGTCAGCGGATTGATAATCCAACCCCTGACCAGGAGAAGCTTTTCCAGAAACTGCAAAGCCAGGCCATGGAACAGTTGCAGGTATCGGATAATTTGAACCAGAAGAACCTGCTGCGTTTCTACACCCCTAAGGACTTTAAGGCGGTGAACGAGCGGGACTATGACTACAGTAAGTCCGCCACGGTCAAGCGGCTACGCGACGAGAGCAATAGTAAAAAATCAACCAGTCTGTACAGTAAGAATGGTCACCATTCCACGGTATCCGACTACATCACTGACGCTCCCGAGCTCAATGATGCCCGCGGTAGCACCACCCGGGTGCTGCCACGTGGTTCGGATGACTTCAGTGGGGATGACTAAGTTAAAACCAGCCCTCGGGCTGGTTTTTTAGGCTAAAGGGGCAGTGTGATGTGGTTTGTAGAAAAGAAAATACCGGCCAACCCGGCTCAGTTAACCATTAAAGATTATCTGAAATCCTGGCACGTGCCTAAACACTTGCGGGGCAGTTTGCGGCAAAACCAGCGGGTTGCTCTTAATGGTCGGGTCGTGCCCGTCAATCATGTTCCGGTTGCTGGTGACGTACTGCAGCTAACCATGGTGGCAACTAATTTTGCCAATCGTGGTCAGGGGGTTCAACCAGTGAGTGGGCCAGCCCTGTCCTACTACTATGAGGATGAAGATTTAGTGGTAGTGGCCAAGCCGGCGGGGATGAAAATGCACGCCCATTCGCCGACTGAGACGGACACCTTGCTCAACTTTGTGGCTGCGGATTTGGCTGAGCATCAGACTACCTCTCGCGGTGCCCCGGCTGGGGCTTACATGGTGCACCGCTTGGACCGGGCCACTTCTGGCTTGGTGGTGGTTGCCAAGAACCCAATCGTGGTGCCCGCCTTAAATTGGCAGCTCAGTCAAAAGACGATGCAACGCACTTACTGGGCCTGGGTTAGCGGTCAGATGCCAGCAGAGAGTGGCATGATTGACCAGCCAATTGGTCGTCACCACATTGACTCCCGTCGTCGGCAGGTTAATGGCCCCCAAGCCCAAGCGGCCCTGACCCACTGGCGCTGCCTAAAGCAAACTAGAGACGCTAGTCTACTGGGGCTCACTCTATCAACCGGACGGATGCACCAGCTGCGGGTCCACTTAGCCAGTCTGGGCCATCCGATCATTGGCGATGATCTTTATGGCGGTTCGCCGGCGGACCGGCTCTACTTAGATGCTCGCCAGATCGAGTTCCAACAACCATGGGGCGGCCCTGAACAAAGGGTGGTTTATCCGGGACCAACCAACTTTGCCCAACCCGATTTTTTAAATAGCAACTAAAAAAGCCCTGCTACTTAGCAGGGCTTTTTTGGTGATTATAGTTTATTTTGAGAGTGGTCATAGG from Leuconostocaceae bacterium ESL0723 harbors:
- a CDS encoding AEC family transporter, whose product is MAALWNSISGVLEVLVIIMVGFCLAKRGWFDHKTSRLIAKLVTQVALPASMIATITKNFTAEVLIRTLPDLRFPLLSMAILFGIAIAVAHVLRIRSGERGLFESMFLNSNTIFIGLPINMALFGVPSLPYVLVYYMANTTIFWTLGVYLIQRDGDQGTKIKALDVAKKVFSPPLLGFILGVILVLFRIQLPVFLNKSLTDLGNMTVPLSMIFIGIAISRTKLSDIRFSRKIVGVLLGRFVVAPLLMAALVIPTDLPVLMKQVFIMQAAMPVMTNAPVVSELYGADDRYAAVAVAETTVLSLVIVPILMLLSQHI
- a CDS encoding DUF2075 domain-containing protein, with translation MDNSALKKFNIGQLSDQQAQLLQEINTYIQQGLKEPGHHVAVLEGAAGTGKSVILTKLFQQLMNGAHDENSPYYQTRDVFTVNHPELLKVYQEMSLGLPGIRKKDYVRPTSLINAAHKKQESYDVVLIDEGHLLLTKPEPYVKFNQQNQLAEIIKLAKVVVVVFDFKQVMQSKMYWSRDLLEKVLSPYPHRYFQLGQQYRMKAPQAVMDWLDELSNGILKPVPKNRGHYDLEIMDRAADIFEKIKQKDQEVGLSRMVATTGFRRGPHQEHHIIMDDFDQPWDELDMQTTPWAERPESINEVGSIYTVQGFDLNYVGVLLGPPFEYDAEHDRMVVNPDKVTHREIYKRSPLLKDPKQIKAFQAEVMFNCLNILLKRGILGTYITAADDRLRARLLELAH
- a CDS encoding TIGR01457 family HAD-type hydrolase, with product MTQYDAYLIDLDGTIYQGKNKIPAAKRFIERLQAANIPYLFVTNNATKTPAEVAYNLSVNHDIPTSPQQVYTSALATADYLDQHTDDQQHSVYMIGEEGLKVALDDAGFELVNDTPADFVVVGLDRQFNYEKLVTATLAIQQGAQFIATNADTNLPNERGMLPGAGTLVSAVKTATQTDPTIIAKPALPIMEGALARLGHPKHPVMVGDNYNTDILAGINAGIDTLLVYTGVSTPEQIAEVDTQPTHTRPDLDAWTF
- a CDS encoding LTA synthase family protein, which encodes MKFMKSYVGHIWQKTLAPKNWGNQLNTRSGFFIWVLILLVLKTILAYGWDFDWLHVSDVAQVFLVLINPIGFSMVVLSLTLFIKRRQLYYGAILIVDAVLTLLLYINVVYFREFSDYMSVNTMLGYSTVNQGGKAAGAITWEWHDVLFWADIVILLVLLIVRKIKMDRQTVGGWRAFRFFSVGCLIMVFNLMVADIDRPQLLTRQFDREYMVKYLGLGPFTIYDAYNTYETGQVRKSARPEQLAQVQAYVKDHYAAINPTFYGLAKGKNVVVIHLESFQQVSIDRVVNGQPVTPFLNSIYHDKSTIAFDNFFNQVGQGKTSDAENMLETSTFGLPQGSLFSKLGNDQTFQAMPAILDQRAGYSSAVFHGNTGTFWNRSNVYRRMGYQNWISGEYFDVTGKKATSWGLKDKLLFRDSIPYLERLQQPFYVKYLTVTNHTPFDIDKQDQDPNFVTTNSGSKYVDNYWVTNHYLDQALREFFDYLKKSGLYDNTMVVMYGDHYGISNTESRYLAPILGKTDGNWTDLDNANLQRTPLMIHIPGYQDGHIDHTYGGEIDVMPTLEHLLGISTKRYIQLGQDLLSNERSQLVVFRDKDWITPDYASLAGVIWDVRTGQRIDNPTPDQEKLFQKLQSQAMEQLQVSDNLNQKNLLRFYTPKDFKAVNERDYDYSKSATVKRLRDESNSKKSTSLYSKNGHHSTVSDYITDAPELNDARGSTTRVLPRGSDDFSGDD
- a CDS encoding RluA family pseudouridine synthase; translation: MWFVEKKIPANPAQLTIKDYLKSWHVPKHLRGSLRQNQRVALNGRVVPVNHVPVAGDVLQLTMVATNFANRGQGVQPVSGPALSYYYEDEDLVVVAKPAGMKMHAHSPTETDTLLNFVAADLAEHQTTSRGAPAGAYMVHRLDRATSGLVVVAKNPIVVPALNWQLSQKTMQRTYWAWVSGQMPAESGMIDQPIGRHHIDSRRRQVNGPQAQAALTHWRCLKQTRDASLLGLTLSTGRMHQLRVHLASLGHPIIGDDLYGGSPADRLYLDARQIEFQQPWGGPEQRVVYPGPTNFAQPDFLNSN